A region of Oceanicoccus sp. KOV_DT_Chl DNA encodes the following proteins:
- a CDS encoding FHA domain-containing protein has translation MAYLAQVIDDVVVSKFPLDRPKTTIGRRPESSIQINDTAVSGEHAVITVEKSQYLDGAVDIFLQDLGSTNGCFINDQPVKGKVRLADKDVVRVAWNKFQLLQASVEDLEGTAHILDL, from the coding sequence ATGGCCTATTTAGCGCAAGTGATTGATGATGTAGTGGTTAGTAAATTTCCTTTGGATAGACCCAAAACCACTATCGGGCGCAGACCCGAAAGTAGTATTCAAATCAATGACACCGCGGTGAGCGGTGAACATGCTGTAATTACGGTGGAAAAAAGTCAGTATCTGGATGGAGCCGTAGATATTTTTTTACAGGACCTTGGTAGTACCAATGGTTGCTTTATCAACGATCAACCGGTTAAAGGCAAGGTGCGCTTGGCAGATAAGGATGTGGTACGTGTGGCCTGGAATAAATTTCAATTATTACAAGCCAGTGTAGAAGACCTTGAAGGTACTGCTCACATATTGGATTTATAG
- a CDS encoding serine/threonine-protein kinase produces the protein MTTLKAFHSQLLSLPVLVLLLGLLLMYIPALPADIAWLDLVLQSFAGGAHAAQTSTQLSLQITWYPAVEQLVWTVVIIFMVLVLPRLQVIPSILLTFLLALLITVIQVLVLMKENLWFPFGVPLQFLLVMAPLLILIFWRQHCWGRLTAERDMALIELSRQSMHQGQLGAAFEYLQRCKPSGDLAEVGYKLAQLQEQRRLYDEASTTYQWLMGFAKKYKDVAKRARAITQPNVQAVDPYAATQSLATTPDLSIATTLGRYEIERELGRGAMGIVYLGRDPKISRQVAVKTLSYSLFPEADLHDIKARFFREAEAAGRLSHPNIVAIHDVGEEPDLSFIAMDFVSGQSLDCFNKPDTLLPVADVYRIIAQVAEALDYAHRQNIVHRDIKPGNLLYNRQEKIVKVADFGIARIIDDSRTKTGDILGSPVYMSPEQLKGIKVEGVSDIYSLGVTLYQLLTGEVPFTGDSIANLAYHILNKRYQSVRDIRSELPASAVRIVNKAMARDPKKRYQSAALMAQALHTAIKKDF, from the coding sequence ATGACTACGCTTAAAGCCTTCCATTCACAATTGCTCAGCTTGCCAGTGTTAGTGCTGCTGTTGGGTTTATTGCTGATGTATATTCCCGCACTGCCTGCCGATATCGCCTGGCTGGATTTGGTATTGCAAAGCTTTGCTGGCGGTGCGCATGCTGCCCAAACCTCAACCCAGCTCTCGCTACAAATTACGTGGTATCCGGCGGTTGAACAGTTGGTGTGGACCGTCGTCATAATTTTCATGGTGTTGGTGTTACCCCGCCTTCAGGTTATTCCCTCTATATTACTTACATTCTTACTTGCATTACTCATTACGGTTATCCAGGTGTTGGTGTTGATGAAGGAAAACCTTTGGTTTCCCTTCGGTGTCCCCTTACAATTTTTGTTGGTGATGGCACCGCTATTGATTTTGATTTTTTGGCGGCAGCATTGCTGGGGGCGGTTAACCGCTGAACGCGATATGGCATTGATTGAATTGTCCCGGCAAAGTATGCATCAGGGGCAGTTAGGGGCAGCGTTTGAATATTTACAGCGCTGTAAGCCCTCTGGTGATTTAGCAGAAGTCGGCTATAAGTTGGCTCAGCTACAGGAGCAGCGTCGCTTGTATGATGAAGCGTCAACGACCTATCAATGGTTAATGGGCTTTGCGAAAAAATATAAAGATGTTGCCAAGCGCGCGCGAGCTATTACTCAGCCGAATGTGCAAGCAGTTGACCCGTATGCGGCCACTCAGTCTTTAGCCACAACTCCCGATCTATCGATTGCAACGACCTTGGGCCGTTATGAAATAGAGCGCGAGTTAGGTCGTGGCGCGATGGGTATCGTTTATCTAGGTAGAGATCCTAAAATCTCCCGCCAGGTTGCGGTAAAAACGCTGAGTTATAGTTTGTTTCCAGAGGCAGACCTGCACGATATCAAAGCGCGATTTTTTCGCGAGGCTGAAGCAGCAGGGCGTTTATCTCACCCCAATATTGTGGCGATACACGACGTAGGCGAAGAGCCTGATTTGTCCTTTATCGCGATGGACTTTGTCAGCGGCCAGTCTTTGGATTGTTTTAATAAACCTGACACGTTATTACCGGTAGCAGATGTGTATCGCATTATTGCTCAAGTCGCTGAAGCGCTGGATTATGCGCATCGCCAAAACATTGTCCATCGTGATATCAAACCCGGTAACTTACTGTATAACCGCCAGGAAAAAATCGTTAAGGTTGCCGATTTTGGTATTGCACGAATTATCGATGACTCAAGAACTAAGACGGGCGATATTTTAGGTAGCCCGGTGTATATGTCGCCCGAGCAACTGAAAGGAATAAAAGTGGAAGGGGTGTCAGATATCTATAGTTTGGGCGTGACTCTCTATCAACTATTAACCGGCGAAGTGCCTTTCACTGGCGATAGTATAGCTAACCTGGCTTATCACATTTTGAATAAGCGTTATCAATCCGTGCGTGATATCAGGTCTGAATTACCGGCCAGCGCCGTACGCATTGTTAATAAGGCGATGGCGCGTGATCCAAAAAAACGGTATCAGTCAGCGGCATTGATGGCACAGGCGTTACACACAGCGATTAAAAAAGATTTTTAA
- a CDS encoding ion transporter, translated as MSAPSAQLPDHMPDPHSNSAASLLQKIERSQLFQSSVIFIIVLSAIAIGAKTYDLPPLFSQLLSALDFAITLFFLAEILLRFSAHPNRKRFLADGWNLFDTLIVIGSLLPIGNSEAILIGRLLRVFRVLRLVSAIPELRSLINALLKAIPQMGYIALLMFIIFYIYAAIGSLFFTDINQDLWGDVSISMLTLFRIATFEDWTDVMYETMTVYPLSWVFYLSFIFLTAFVFLNMMVGAILDVMTAEHNSETEAQAHLERENMALKIDQIQSQISDIQQLLREQTKKP; from the coding sequence ATGTCAGCTCCATCGGCCCAATTACCAGACCACATGCCTGACCCACATTCAAATTCAGCCGCCTCACTACTGCAAAAGATAGAACGTAGTCAGCTGTTTCAATCCAGCGTTATTTTTATTATCGTCTTGTCCGCTATTGCCATAGGCGCTAAAACCTATGACTTGCCGCCGCTATTTAGCCAATTGCTTTCTGCGCTGGATTTCGCCATTACCTTATTCTTTCTAGCTGAAATTCTATTGCGGTTCAGTGCCCATCCAAACCGCAAACGCTTTCTGGCAGATGGTTGGAATCTATTCGATACCTTAATTGTTATCGGCAGCCTACTACCCATCGGCAATTCAGAGGCTATTTTAATTGGTCGTTTACTGCGGGTGTTCCGGGTTCTCAGGTTGGTTTCGGCAATACCGGAGCTACGCTCGCTCATTAACGCACTACTTAAAGCCATTCCACAAATGGGCTATATCGCCCTACTGATGTTTATTATTTTTTATATTTACGCCGCCATCGGTTCGCTGTTTTTTACTGATATAAATCAGGACCTATGGGGTGATGTCTCTATCTCCATGCTGACCTTATTTCGAATAGCTACCTTCGAAGACTGGACCGACGTCATGTATGAAACCATGACGGTATACCCCTTGAGCTGGGTTTTCTATCTCAGCTTTATTTTCCTTACTGCCTTTGTATTTTTGAACATGATGGTAGGTGCCATCCTTGATGTGATGACGGCAGAACATAACAGCGAAACAGAAGCGCAAGCACATCTGGAGCGGGAAAATATGGCACTGAAAATTGACCAGATACAAAGCCAAATTAGCGACATCCAGCAGCTATTACGCGAACAAACTAAAAAGCCTTAA
- a CDS encoding YafY family protein, whose product MDMKHIVIYAVIWHIKLMIDTSFEQRTERRNRLIGLLRSEEHWKTSDLRENLGISQRTLMRELAELRRAGYPIESDRGRGGGVRLSGRWGIERLNLNHQEVVELILSIAIMESLQSPLLTSNLKAIKQKLFQAFPQKQRSAVSNIRKRIMIGDNANANLMSHYTAPAPRISESIAQSFLQRNCLEIEYQSEAGERTLRVIEAQYILLNWPIWYIIAWDHLRLSSRVFRIDRIMNARINERSFQLRPKQLFTDIYTPFYQTI is encoded by the coding sequence ATGGATATGAAGCATATAGTTATTTATGCCGTTATATGGCATATTAAATTGATGATAGATACCAGTTTTGAACAACGTACTGAGCGGCGTAACCGCCTCATTGGCCTGCTTCGATCTGAGGAGCACTGGAAGACCTCGGACTTACGCGAGAACCTTGGCATCAGCCAACGTACCTTGATGCGTGAACTGGCGGAGCTTAGGCGTGCCGGTTATCCCATTGAGTCGGACAGGGGGCGCGGGGGAGGTGTTCGTCTAAGTGGTAGATGGGGAATTGAACGCCTGAATTTAAACCATCAGGAGGTTGTTGAATTGATACTCTCAATAGCGATTATGGAGTCCCTGCAATCACCATTGCTCACTAGCAATCTGAAAGCTATTAAGCAGAAGCTTTTCCAGGCCTTCCCTCAAAAACAGCGGAGCGCTGTCAGTAATATCCGTAAACGGATAATGATTGGCGACAATGCAAATGCAAATCTAATGTCTCATTACACGGCACCCGCACCGCGCATTTCCGAAAGCATAGCGCAATCATTTTTACAGCGGAATTGCCTGGAGATCGAATATCAATCCGAGGCAGGGGAGCGAACCCTTCGTGTGATTGAAGCACAGTATATACTGCTGAATTGGCCTATATGGTACATCATAGCCTGGGATCACCTTCGGTTGTCATCCCGGGTATTCCGTATAGACCGAATTATGAATGCTCGTATTAATGAACGCAGTTTCCAGCTTCGTCCCAAACAGTTGTTCACTGATATTTACACTCCGTTTTATCAAACTATTTAG
- a CDS encoding glutathione S-transferase family protein, with amino-acid sequence MKHYFNPISRGITTDWMLKELGAQHQQIIIDFTVDDNNLSALRKINPMEKLPVLVDGGVVVTEVAAICAYLADKFPEKGLAPEIGSIERAAYYRYLFIAGNTIEPALSLAAAGIEHPDPKSAGWGDLPRVLSTVEAMTPETGWALGEKFTAADVVFGGLLDFSMVSNLIDASPKVAAYVARIRERPFYRETHGALIKVIGEE; translated from the coding sequence ATGAAGCATTATTTCAATCCAATAAGCAGAGGCATTACCACTGACTGGATGCTCAAAGAACTCGGGGCTCAGCACCAACAAATCATCATCGACTTTACCGTTGACGATAATAATCTGTCGGCCCTTCGAAAAATCAACCCTATGGAAAAATTACCTGTGCTTGTGGATGGCGGAGTAGTGGTCACGGAAGTGGCTGCTATCTGTGCATACCTCGCTGACAAGTTTCCGGAAAAGGGGCTTGCACCTGAAATAGGCTCTATTGAACGTGCGGCCTATTATCGTTATCTGTTTATCGCAGGTAACACAATTGAGCCGGCACTCTCACTCGCAGCTGCAGGAATAGAGCACCCCGATCCCAAGTCGGCAGGATGGGGAGACTTGCCTCGCGTATTGTCAACGGTAGAAGCCATGACTCCCGAAACTGGCTGGGCGCTTGGCGAAAAATTTACCGCTGCCGACGTTGTTTTTGGCGGTTTGTTGGACTTCTCAATGGTTTCGAATTTGATCGATGCATCGCCTAAGGTTGCCGCCTATGTAGCGCGCATCCGGGAACGGCCGTTTTATCGGGAGACGCATGGAGCACTCATCAAAGTAATTGGAGAAGAGTAG
- a CDS encoding ELWxxDGT repeat protein, whose product MALFISLVMSSPSIAGWPEPKIISDINTEEFGSAPYYMVPLNGYTIFAAEDHRGNELWRTDGTDEGTVLIKDIRPGSQSSGPSHLTVVGNLVFFRAYTDEVGAELWITNGTAAGTRMVKEIDDHGSTYGYNLTVLGDKVIHRRQTTDEGYELWVSDGTGAETYMLKDINPGPSSSSPSNLAVMGSEVYFSADDGTNGRELWKTDGTPAGTVMVSDINTGAVSSNPNYMISFNGKLYFYAVEASSGAELWSSDGTEAGTALVKNIRQGTGYSSPSYLTVVGDAIYFSASDGLQGVELWKSDGTESGTSIVRNINSGSSSSFPKLFTKVDNLLFFTANNNLNGEELWVHNPSTGTTSMLEINAGSTHAYIREMVAFNGKIYFFSDNENTGKELWSSDGTLTNIQKIITFTGDDASYLTHLSVVGNELQFAADDDTGIGSELWRSDGTAGGTELIANINTSTASSSPSNLMLVGNNLFFTAADDDGSELWKTDLLTGVTSQVSDIFPGSDGSSPDDFAVLNGELLFTAVDPVNNRELWKTDGTDAGTVMVKDIYPGGNSGMNSDADLTYSDNRVYFQARSSNTDFELWATDGTTTGTYKVKDIHPSSSYPESFTNVNGTLFFVARQPSTGFELWKSNGSDASTVLVKDIRLGSADAYARNLTAYNGNLYFYANDGSNGYELWVSDGTEPGTNVLTDLNPGSGGSFPAWFTEINGELWFSASDGTHSTEPWKTDGTVAGTMMIKDINPNSSSSPSDFIEVGGTVYFNAYDGTRGYELWKSDGTDAGTELAVDIFPGSSSGNPDNFASVGSHLFFSAGDGSNSSELWASRGSSETTEKVTDLVPNGSASISNITAIGNILYFLASENRYGTELWKLDLDPDGDNILYSLDNCPTVDNLSQDDTDGDGVGDACDAFISDPFEALDSDSDGVGDTVDNCPLVANLNQQDSDGDDTGDVCDDFPDDYAEQQDSDNDGMGNNIETFYGLDPLDAIDANFDNDNDGNTNLEEILVGTNPNEFEMVLLLGDINNDGEITISDLLILQKHFLGMPVITDQDTFDRADVHPDGLLTISDQIMLQQLFLGQ is encoded by the coding sequence TTGGCATTATTCATTTCACTCGTAATGTCTTCTCCCTCTATCGCTGGTTGGCCTGAACCGAAAATTATTAGCGATATTAATACAGAAGAGTTTGGGTCTGCCCCTTATTACATGGTGCCTCTTAATGGATATACCATCTTCGCGGCAGAGGATCACCGCGGCAACGAACTTTGGCGTACTGATGGTACTGATGAAGGCACGGTTTTAATTAAAGATATTCGCCCGGGCAGCCAGAGCTCTGGGCCAAGTCATTTAACGGTTGTTGGTAATCTGGTCTTTTTTAGAGCATATACAGACGAAGTTGGTGCTGAACTTTGGATAACTAATGGCACAGCTGCTGGAACACGCATGGTCAAAGAAATCGATGATCATGGTTCCACCTACGGCTACAACTTGACGGTGCTTGGGGATAAGGTAATCCATAGAAGACAAACGACCGACGAAGGCTATGAACTTTGGGTATCTGACGGTACAGGAGCAGAAACGTACATGCTTAAGGATATCAACCCCGGTCCATCATCCAGTTCACCCAGCAATTTAGCTGTGATGGGTAGTGAGGTCTATTTCAGTGCTGATGATGGAACCAACGGAAGAGAGCTCTGGAAAACTGATGGTACCCCGGCAGGTACTGTCATGGTGAGTGACATTAATACTGGGGCCGTATCCTCTAACCCTAACTATATGATTTCATTTAATGGCAAACTTTATTTTTATGCTGTGGAAGCCTCGAGTGGTGCTGAGCTATGGAGCTCGGACGGCACAGAAGCCGGAACAGCATTAGTTAAAAATATAAGACAAGGTACGGGGTACAGTTCACCGAGTTATTTAACGGTGGTAGGCGATGCTATTTATTTCAGTGCGAGTGATGGACTACAAGGTGTAGAGCTTTGGAAAAGCGATGGCACTGAATCGGGTACTAGCATTGTCAGAAATATCAACAGTGGCAGTAGTTCATCATTCCCAAAACTATTCACTAAAGTCGATAATCTTCTTTTTTTTACCGCCAATAATAATCTCAATGGCGAAGAGCTTTGGGTGCACAATCCAAGTACCGGCACCACAAGTATGCTTGAGATAAACGCGGGTTCCACTCATGCCTATATCAGAGAAATGGTTGCCTTCAATGGAAAGATATATTTTTTCTCTGATAACGAAAACACAGGAAAGGAACTTTGGAGCAGCGACGGTACTCTCACAAACATCCAGAAAATCATTACTTTTACGGGCGATGATGCATCGTATCTAACGCATTTATCTGTAGTAGGTAATGAACTACAGTTTGCTGCTGATGATGATACTGGTATTGGTTCTGAACTATGGCGCAGTGATGGCACCGCAGGCGGTACGGAGTTAATAGCCAATATCAATACATCAACCGCCTCAAGCTCACCGTCGAATTTGATGCTTGTTGGTAATAATTTATTTTTTACCGCTGCTGATGATGACGGCAGTGAACTGTGGAAAACCGATTTACTCACAGGAGTAACAAGTCAAGTTTCCGATATTTTTCCAGGTTCCGATGGTTCCTCGCCTGATGACTTCGCTGTACTAAATGGTGAGCTACTGTTTACCGCCGTCGATCCGGTTAATAACCGCGAACTTTGGAAGACAGACGGCACCGATGCTGGGACTGTCATGGTCAAAGATATTTATCCTGGCGGCAACAGCGGAATGAACTCAGATGCCGATCTAACCTATTCTGACAACCGCGTTTATTTTCAAGCGCGCAGCAGCAATACAGATTTTGAACTTTGGGCAACAGACGGCACGACAACGGGAACCTATAAAGTTAAAGATATCCACCCTTCATCGTCCTACCCAGAAAGCTTTACCAATGTAAATGGCACGCTATTTTTTGTGGCACGACAACCAAGCACCGGGTTTGAATTGTGGAAATCCAATGGGTCTGACGCATCGACAGTGCTGGTTAAAGATATTCGACTAGGCTCCGCCGACGCCTACGCACGAAATCTTACAGCATATAATGGCAATCTATATTTTTATGCAAATGATGGTAGTAATGGTTACGAGCTATGGGTAAGTGATGGCACAGAACCGGGTACTAATGTGCTAACTGACTTGAATCCTGGTTCCGGTGGTAGCTTTCCTGCGTGGTTTACTGAAATTAATGGAGAATTATGGTTTAGTGCTTCCGATGGCACTCATAGTACCGAACCCTGGAAAACCGATGGTACTGTGGCCGGCACAATGATGATTAAAGATATAAATCCAAATTCTAGCTCTAGCCCTTCTGATTTTATAGAGGTCGGTGGCACCGTTTATTTCAATGCCTATGATGGTACCAGGGGTTACGAGCTTTGGAAAAGTGACGGCACCGATGCCGGTACCGAGTTGGCCGTTGATATTTTTCCTGGATCAAGTAGCGGCAACCCAGATAATTTTGCAAGTGTTGGCAGCCACCTATTTTTCTCGGCTGGAGATGGTAGCAATTCAAGTGAATTATGGGCTTCACGAGGTTCCAGCGAAACTACCGAGAAGGTAACCGATCTAGTACCAAATGGTAGTGCCTCCATTTCAAATATTACAGCCATTGGTAATATACTCTATTTCTTAGCTAGCGAAAATCGCTATGGCACAGAGTTATGGAAACTAGATTTAGACCCAGATGGTGACAACATCCTGTATAGCCTTGATAACTGCCCTACAGTTGATAATTTAAGCCAGGATGACACAGATGGAGATGGGGTTGGTGATGCTTGTGACGCTTTTATTAGCGACCCATTTGAAGCACTCGACAGTGACTCAGACGGCGTTGGCGACACCGTCGATAACTGTCCTCTTGTTGCTAACCTTAATCAGCAAGATAGCGATGGAGATGATACGGGCGATGTTTGTGATGATTTCCCAGATGATTACGCTGAACAACAAGACTCTGATAACGATGGAATGGGTAATAACATTGAAACGTTCTATGGTTTAGACCCCTTAGATGCCATCGATGCAAACTTTGACAATGATAATGATGGAAATACTAACCTAGAAGAAATATTAGTGGGCACTAACCCTAATGAATTTGAAATGGTACTGTTATTAGGTGACATCAATAACGACGGCGAGATCACCATTAGCGATTTACTCATCTTGCAAAAACATTTTTTAGGAATGCCGGTGATAACTGATCAGGACACATTTGATAGAGCAGATGTCCACCCCGATGGCCTGCTGACTATTTCTGATCAGATCATGTTGCAACAGCTGTTTTTAGGTCAATAA
- a CDS encoding transposase translates to MTLPRRTLVCVDDTPFYHITSRCVRRSFLCGVDHATGTDYSHRRLFIEQRIHLLSSIFAIDIAAYAVMSNHLHLVLKLSPEVIDKWTDREVVDRWTSLFKGPLLIQKYGKGGLLDTAEQQAVNDIIDTYRRRLADLGWFMKCLNEPIARMANREDGCTGHFWEARYRSQALLTEEALLSCMAYVDLNPVRAATATSPEQSEHTSIKERIRPSLHLADAITTLVQTHQLNHFNVTLKPLLAFEGNVTLNEQQGIHFSLYDYLELVDFTGRVVHDDKRGAIAPQLPLILQRLGINRNTWLNNATAFEQIHHKRFAKKRQCVKHAA, encoded by the coding sequence ATGACTTTACCTCGACGAACACTAGTCTGTGTCGATGACACGCCCTTCTATCACATTACTTCCCGCTGTGTGCGCCGCTCGTTTCTGTGTGGTGTTGATCATGCCACCGGCACGGATTACTCCCATCGCAGGCTTTTTATCGAGCAGCGTATTCATTTACTCAGTTCGATTTTTGCCATTGATATCGCCGCCTATGCAGTGATGTCCAATCACTTGCACTTGGTCCTTAAGCTTTCGCCTGAAGTCATTGATAAATGGACTGATCGGGAAGTTGTCGACCGCTGGACCAGTTTGTTCAAAGGCCCTTTGCTGATTCAAAAGTACGGCAAGGGCGGGCTGCTCGATACCGCGGAGCAGCAGGCGGTGAATGACATCATCGACACCTACCGCCGGCGACTGGCAGATCTCGGCTGGTTTATGAAATGCCTCAATGAGCCGATTGCCCGCATGGCTAACCGGGAAGATGGTTGTACCGGGCACTTCTGGGAAGCCCGTTACCGTTCGCAAGCCTTATTAACGGAAGAAGCCCTGCTGAGTTGTATGGCCTATGTGGATCTCAATCCAGTACGCGCAGCAACGGCTACGTCCCCGGAACAATCTGAACACACCAGTATTAAAGAACGTATCAGGCCGTCATTGCATTTGGCCGACGCCATCACGACGCTGGTCCAAACCCACCAACTCAACCATTTTAATGTCACGCTCAAACCCTTATTGGCATTTGAGGGGAATGTCACTCTCAATGAACAGCAGGGAATTCACTTCAGTCTTTATGATTATCTGGAATTAGTCGATTTCACTGGCAGGGTAGTTCACGATGACAAACGGGGGGCTATTGCGCCACAGCTCCCGCTTATTCTCCAACGATTAGGTATTAATCGTAACACCTGGCTGAATAATGCAACGGCCTTCGAGCAGATTCATCACAAACGCTTCGCTAAAAAACGGCAGTGCGTTAAACACGCCGCTTAA
- a CDS encoding LysR substrate-binding domain-containing protein, whose translation MKNLPIEMLRSFVVINEEGGFTAAAEKLGRTQPAISQQIKKLELLLDRPLLDRASSKLALTPAGDSLLSYARQILSLNDEAVGFFATPPVSGRIRFGIPSEFAVTLLPKIVSRFAKAYPDVSLEVTCDLSRNLLSEEQRHDYDLVLALHDKVTAQQQRSIRHFIKTDELVWVSGVGSRAHLQETLPLVAAPSGCIYRQRALHKLGQLKRSCRIIYTIPDLTGIQAVIDEGLGITVLARSTVPADLSIIDSPQLPKLGEVGISLQYREQEKNTAVQVLADYIKAGLI comes from the coding sequence ATGAAGAATTTACCCATTGAAATGTTGCGATCGTTTGTGGTGATTAATGAAGAGGGCGGCTTTACTGCGGCGGCGGAAAAGCTGGGCCGTACCCAGCCAGCTATCAGTCAGCAGATAAAAAAACTGGAGTTGTTGCTGGACCGGCCGCTGTTGGATCGTGCCAGCAGCAAGCTGGCATTAACACCCGCGGGTGATTCACTGCTGAGTTACGCCCGGCAAATTTTATCTCTAAATGATGAGGCTGTTGGTTTTTTTGCCACCCCCCCTGTCAGTGGTCGCATTCGGTTTGGTATTCCCAGCGAATTTGCGGTGACGCTATTACCGAAAATTGTTAGTCGTTTTGCCAAGGCTTACCCGGATGTTAGCCTGGAAGTGACCTGCGATTTGAGCCGTAATTTATTATCAGAGGAGCAGCGCCATGACTACGATTTAGTATTGGCGCTGCACGATAAAGTGACTGCGCAGCAGCAGCGCTCGATTCGGCATTTTATTAAAACGGATGAATTGGTGTGGGTGAGCGGTGTTGGCTCGCGCGCCCACTTGCAAGAGACTCTGCCGTTGGTAGCTGCACCCAGCGGCTGTATATATCGGCAGCGGGCACTACATAAATTAGGACAGCTAAAGCGTAGTTGTCGCATTATTTATACCATTCCTGACTTAACAGGGATTCAGGCAGTCATTGATGAAGGTCTGGGGATTACCGTGCTAGCGCGTTCGACAGTACCGGCGGATTTGTCGATTATCGATTCTCCGCAGCTACCCAAATTGGGGGAGGTGGGGATCAGCTTGCAATATCGCGAACAGGAAAAAAATACGGCGGTGCAGGTATTGGCCGATTATATTAAGGCGGGTTTGATATGA
- the gcvT gene encoding glycine cleavage system aminomethyltransferase GcvT: MSDQRLLTTPLNDLHLKLGAKMVPFAGYNMPVQYPLGVLKEHLHTREQAGLFDVSHMGQLTIKGAGIAQALETLIPVDIAALGQFKQTYGVLTNEQGGILDDLIITRWAEDEFFLVVNAGCKQQDIAHLQQHLPGFEFNIMDQHALLALQGPQARAVMDQLAPAASELRFMNGCFANINLNGEAINCFITCSGYTGEDGYEISVPAAHATTLAEKLLAFDAVEAIGLGARDSLRLEVGLCLYGHDMNETISPIEAGLLWSISKSRRSGGEKAGGFLGADAIFTQISKGTSRKRVGLKIDGRAPVREGAELVNAEGEVIGKVCSGGFGPTLGGPVAMGYVPTELSAVGSKMFALLRNKQIPVEVVKMPFVPQNYVR, encoded by the coding sequence ATGTCCGACCAACGCCTGTTAACCACCCCGCTGAATGACCTGCACCTCAAGCTGGGTGCCAAAATGGTCCCATTTGCTGGCTACAATATGCCCGTTCAATACCCCCTCGGTGTACTTAAAGAGCATCTGCATACCCGTGAACAGGCCGGGTTGTTTGACGTATCGCATATGGGCCAACTCACCATCAAAGGTGCGGGTATCGCACAGGCTCTGGAAACGCTGATCCCTGTCGATATTGCAGCCCTTGGCCAGTTCAAGCAGACCTACGGCGTACTCACTAATGAACAAGGCGGGATTCTCGACGACCTGATCATTACCCGCTGGGCCGAGGATGAATTCTTTTTGGTGGTTAACGCCGGCTGCAAACAACAGGACATTGCCCATTTGCAGCAGCATCTACCTGGCTTTGAATTCAATATCATGGACCAACACGCACTGCTGGCACTGCAAGGCCCCCAGGCCCGTGCGGTGATGGATCAATTAGCCCCCGCCGCCAGCGAACTGCGCTTTATGAATGGCTGCTTTGCCAATATCAACCTCAATGGCGAGGCCATTAACTGCTTTATTACCTGCTCCGGATATACCGGTGAAGACGGTTACGAAATTTCTGTGCCAGCAGCACACGCAACCACTCTGGCTGAAAAATTATTGGCCTTTGATGCTGTGGAAGCGATTGGACTGGGTGCCAGAGATTCGTTACGACTGGAAGTGGGCCTGTGTTTATACGGCCACGACATGAATGAAACGATCAGCCCTATTGAAGCTGGCCTGCTTTGGTCAATCAGTAAATCCCGCCGCAGCGGCGGCGAAAAAGCCGGCGGTTTTCTTGGTGCAGACGCTATCTTCACGCAAATCAGCAAAGGCACCAGTCGCAAACGTGTTGGCTTAAAAATCGATGGCCGCGCGCCGGTACGTGAAGGTGCAGAACTGGTCAACGCAGAGGGTGAAGTCATTGGTAAAGTCTGCAGCGGCGGTTTCGGTCCTACCTTGGGCGGCCCTGTGGCCATGGGTTATGTACCCACTGAATTAAGTGCGGTCGGCAGCAAAATGTTTGCCCTACTGCGCAACAAACAAATACCGGTAGAAGTGGTGAAGATGCCCTTTGTACCGCAAAACTACGTCAGGTAA
- a CDS encoding STAS domain-containing protein, which translates to MPEKVCFNHIICFRDAYSQPQSQIKSVVIDFSGTKEFSSAIFGMLAHLGRYFQGKNTPIKLEGLSPKLDLLFHIAKIQTLITH; encoded by the coding sequence ATGCCAGAAAAAGTGTGCTTTAATCATATCATTTGTTTTAGAGATGCCTACTCCCAACCCCAGTCACAGATTAAATCAGTGGTGATTGACTTCAGTGGCACAAAAGAATTTTCTTCAGCTATTTTTGGAATGCTTGCTCATTTAGGAAGATATTTTCAGGGCAAAAATACTCCTATAAAACTGGAGGGCCTTAGCCCTAAACTTGATCTACTCTTTCACATTGCCAAAATTCAAACACTAATAACTCATTAA